A part of Prolixibacteraceae bacterium genomic DNA contains:
- a CDS encoding metallophosphatase, which translates to MENRRSFLKKLGAVSVGTGVVGTAFAESGKKTKKLTLLHTNDFHSHVDPFPTDAARHAGEGGLERRATMVNKIRDEEGEVLLVDAGDIFQGTPYFNYFKGEVELKCMSAMGYDAATIGNHEFDNGLEGIKSQLPHAKFPFICSNYDFSKTILDGETKEFLVLEKKGIKVGIYGLGVAFDGLVLERNYGETVYLDPLNTAWELEEKLKKEHKCDLIVCLSHMGYRYRSERVSDVKLAAATKHTNVIIGGHTHTFLSEPTIIQNINGKEVVVSQAGWAGVQLGRLDIEISDSKDPEYSFSVVKLNG; encoded by the coding sequence ATGGAAAATAGAAGATCATTTTTAAAAAAACTAGGTGCTGTTTCTGTTGGAACAGGAGTTGTCGGTACTGCTTTTGCAGAAAGTGGTAAAAAAACAAAGAAATTAACTCTTCTTCATACCAATGATTTTCATTCGCATGTTGATCCTTTTCCAACAGATGCTGCTAGACATGCAGGCGAAGGGGGATTAGAACGACGTGCAACCATGGTTAATAAGATACGTGATGAGGAAGGCGAAGTATTACTTGTAGATGCCGGGGATATTTTTCAGGGAACACCATATTTCAACTATTTTAAAGGTGAAGTAGAGTTGAAATGTATGAGTGCTATGGGATATGATGCTGCAACAATAGGTAATCATGAATTCGATAATGGATTAGAAGGCATAAAAAGCCAATTACCTCATGCAAAATTCCCTTTTATTTGTTCCAACTACGATTTTTCCAAAACTATTTTAGATGGAGAAACCAAAGAGTTCTTGGTGTTAGAGAAGAAGGGGATAAAAGTTGGAATTTATGGTCTTGGTGTGGCTTTTGATGGGCTTGTATTAGAGCGTAATTACGGTGAAACAGTATATTTAGATCCTTTAAATACCGCATGGGAACTAGAAGAGAAGCTTAAGAAAGAGCACAAATGTGATCTTATCGTTTGTCTTTCTCACATGGGGTATAGATATCGATCGGAAAGAGTTTCGGATGTTAAATTGGCCGCTGCAACCAAACATACGAATGTGATTATTGGAGGACATACCCATACTTTTCTCTCGGAACCAACCATCATTCAGAATATCAATGGAAAAGAGGTCGTTGTTTCACAAGCAGGATGGGCTGGAGTTCAACTTGGACGATTAGATATCGAGATATCAGATTCCAAAGATCCCGAATATTCATTCTCCGTTGTTAAACTTAATGGGTGA
- a CDS encoding S9 family peptidase has protein sequence MRRINYRMLCILLACGLFTLGPVKAQDEKANDIMTPEILWSFGRIGDMQVSPNGEHVAYGVSYYSVKENKSSRDIYVKNLSGDVKQITHTPENEFGIQWRPDGKKIGYLSSKSGSLQMWEMDPNGSGNTQVTKIDGGIQGFKYSPDMKNILFIKAVKLDATVQDLYPDLPLANARLETDIMYRHWDQWHDFTYNHIFVAPYTTGTIGAAKDIMPDQRYDAPLKPFGGLEEINWNTTSDAIAYTSKKSVGKEYAMSTNSDIYLYNINDKTTKNLTEGMMGYDKCPIFSPDGKYIAWSSMERDGYEADKNRLFIMNLKNGKKKDLTGLWDQSIHGLVWASNSKSLYGISDVQATDEIYEVSIKRNNIRRVTNGVHNYQSVQVAKDALIAQKVSMSSPAELYRVDMESGQDVAVTHVTKPVMDKIKMGKVEKRWVNTTDGKKELVWVIYPPHFDPNKKYPALLYCQGGPQGTVSQFWSYRWNFQMMAANDYIVVAPNRRGLPGFGQEWCEEISKDYGGQCMDDYISAIDSIAKLPFVDENNIGAVGASFGGYSVYYLAGHNQNKRFNAFISHCGIFNFDQMYSTTEEMFFVNWDIGGAYWDKNNAAAQKSYKDFSPHKFVDNWNTPILVVHGAKDFRIPYTQGMGAFNTAIMKGVPAEFLYFPEENHWVLRPQNGILWQRVFFNFLDKNLKK, from the coding sequence ATGAGACGTATTAACTATCGTATGTTATGCATATTATTGGCTTGTGGACTTTTCACTTTGGGTCCAGTGAAGGCACAAGATGAGAAAGCCAATGATATAATGACACCAGAAATTCTATGGTCTTTTGGTCGAATTGGGGATATGCAAGTATCACCTAATGGTGAACATGTTGCTTATGGTGTTAGCTACTACAGCGTAAAGGAGAATAAGTCATCACGTGATATATATGTGAAAAACTTATCAGGTGATGTAAAGCAAATTACCCATACACCAGAGAATGAGTTTGGTATTCAATGGCGTCCTGATGGCAAGAAGATAGGGTATCTTTCATCTAAATCTGGGTCATTACAGATGTGGGAAATGGACCCAAATGGCTCTGGAAATACCCAAGTAACAAAAATTGATGGTGGCATTCAAGGCTTTAAATATAGCCCTGACATGAAGAATATTCTTTTTATCAAGGCAGTAAAGTTAGATGCCACAGTGCAAGATCTATATCCTGATCTACCTCTAGCTAATGCACGACTTGAAACCGATATCATGTATCGCCACTGGGATCAATGGCATGATTTTACTTACAATCATATTTTTGTTGCACCTTATACGACAGGTACTATTGGAGCAGCAAAAGATATTATGCCAGATCAGAGATATGATGCTCCTTTAAAACCTTTTGGAGGCCTAGAGGAGATCAATTGGAATACAACCAGTGATGCCATTGCTTATACTAGTAAAAAGAGTGTCGGAAAAGAGTATGCCATGTCTACCAATTCAGACATCTATCTTTACAATATTAATGATAAAACGACAAAGAATCTAACGGAAGGAATGATGGGATATGATAAATGTCCAATCTTCTCCCCTGATGGTAAATATATTGCATGGAGCAGCATGGAAAGAGATGGGTACGAAGCTGACAAGAACCGTCTTTTTATCATGAACCTTAAGAATGGAAAGAAGAAAGACCTAACAGGTCTTTGGGATCAATCTATTCATGGATTAGTTTGGGCTTCAAACAGCAAATCTCTATACGGTATTTCAGATGTACAGGCAACCGATGAGATCTACGAAGTAAGCATTAAAAGAAATAACATCCGTCGAGTAACGAATGGAGTTCATAACTATCAATCAGTACAGGTTGCAAAAGATGCTTTGATTGCTCAGAAAGTTTCGATGTCTTCTCCAGCTGAGTTGTATCGTGTGGATATGGAGTCTGGTCAAGATGTCGCTGTCACTCATGTGACGAAACCAGTGATGGATAAAATCAAAATGGGTAAAGTTGAAAAGCGTTGGGTTAATACGACCGATGGAAAAAAAGAGTTGGTATGGGTGATTTATCCACCTCATTTTGATCCGAACAAAAAATATCCTGCATTGCTTTATTGTCAAGGAGGACCACAGGGTACTGTGAGTCAATTTTGGTCATACAGATGGAATTTTCAAATGATGGCAGCTAACGATTATATTGTAGTTGCACCAAACCGTCGCGGACTTCCTGGATTTGGACAAGAGTGGTGTGAAGAGATCTCTAAAGATTATGGTGGACAATGTATGGATGATTACATCTCTGCAATTGATTCTATTGCAAAGCTCCCTTTTGTAGATGAGAATAATATTGGTGCTGTTGGTGCAAGTTTTGGTGGATACTCAGTATATTATCTTGCTGGACACAATCAAAACAAACGCTTCAATGCATTTATTTCACATTGTGGAATTTTCAATTTTGACCAAATGTACAGTACAACGGAAGAGATGTTCTTTGTCAATTGGGACATCGGCGGTGCTTACTGGGACAAAAACAATGCTGCTGCACAGAAAAGTTACAAAGATTTTTCTCCTCATAAATTCGTCGATAACTGGAACACTCCTATCCTAGTTGTTCATGGTGCAAAAGATTTCCGTATTCCTTATACTCAAGGAATGGGAGCCTTTAATACTGCAATAATGAAAGGGGTTCCTGCGGAGTTCTTATATTTCCCTGAAGAGAATCATTGGGTTCTACGCCCACAAAATGGTATTCTATGGCAAAGAGTATTCTTTAACTTTCTTGATAAAAATCTAAAGAAATAA
- a CDS encoding 5'-nucleotidase C-terminal domain-containing protein — translation MKNRLFGIMGIFLFVIAVIFSSCKSNVGNGDDRKTVAIGNVAYRYITLDDKTSSDPTIASIISPFRDKLSKDMERVIGFAPKSMFKGRPEGALSNFCADLLLEESAKFAKERLGDQKVDFAMLNNGGLRVPINQGNITVENIFQLMPFENEVVMLQLNGKQVKTFLNHIASRGGESMAGVHLVIKDRKASKVTINGEKLLPEKNYWLITSDYIADGGDGSGVLKDAIKRENLSVKLRDLFINYIEEQTKAGKEITATLDGRIKNGK, via the coding sequence ATGAAAAACAGACTATTTGGGATAATGGGAATCTTCTTGTTTGTCATCGCTGTTATTTTTAGCAGCTGTAAAAGCAATGTAGGTAATGGTGATGATCGTAAAACCGTGGCTATCGGTAATGTCGCATATCGTTACATTACTTTAGATGATAAAACTTCTTCGGATCCAACTATTGCTTCGATTATATCCCCTTTTAGAGACAAATTAAGTAAGGATATGGAGAGAGTGATTGGATTTGCTCCGAAGAGTATGTTTAAAGGTCGACCAGAGGGTGCTCTCTCTAACTTCTGTGCAGATCTCCTATTAGAAGAATCTGCAAAATTTGCAAAAGAACGATTGGGAGACCAAAAAGTTGACTTTGCAATGTTAAATAATGGAGGCTTACGTGTGCCAATAAACCAAGGAAATATTACGGTAGAAAATATTTTTCAGTTGATGCCTTTTGAAAATGAAGTTGTGATGTTACAATTGAATGGAAAACAGGTCAAAACATTTTTGAATCACATTGCTTCTCGTGGTGGAGAATCAATGGCTGGGGTTCATCTAGTTATTAAAGATCGCAAGGCTTCTAAGGTAACAATCAACGGAGAAAAATTACTTCCTGAGAAGAACTATTGGTTGATTACAAGTGATTATATCGCAGATGGAGGGGACGGTTCTGGAGTGCTAAAAGATGCAATAAAGAGAGAGAACCTGTCAGTAAAACTTCGTGACTTATTTATCAATTATATTGAAGAACAAACCAAAGCAGGAAAAGAGATTACTGCAACACTAGATGGGAGGATCAAAAATGGAAAATAG
- a CDS encoding bifunctional oligoribonuclease/PAP phosphatase NrnA: MERFDCLSLEQAKGLILESNNIVVIPHTNADGDAMGASIGLYYVLKELGKTTTIVSPTDFPEYLKWTDASKQVVIAEWENAKAKRIVRQADLLIYLDYNDLKRAGNLEEVLTSLNTPSIMIDHHPFPKEIATVPFSDITSSSTCELVVDFVYACGWSEKMSKISASSLFMGILTDTGGFAHNSSNSDLYRVVGLLMSKNVDKDYIYSKVFHQFSENRLRLMGYALSEKMVVLDGMHASHIALTKEELERYKFQSGDTEGIVNEPLQIVGMVCSVLFMEKDGFVKISFRSKGDFPVNEIAEKYFKGGGHLNAAGGRSNLSLQETVLKFETVLEDYKELLIEEMQKLK; the protein is encoded by the coding sequence ATGGAGAGATTCGATTGCTTATCGTTGGAACAGGCTAAAGGTTTAATATTAGAAAGTAATAATATTGTGGTAATTCCTCATACCAATGCAGATGGTGACGCAATGGGGGCATCTATCGGGTTATATTATGTCTTGAAAGAGTTAGGAAAAACAACAACTATTGTTTCTCCAACGGATTTCCCTGAATATTTGAAATGGACCGATGCAAGTAAGCAGGTGGTAATTGCAGAATGGGAAAATGCTAAAGCGAAACGAATTGTTCGTCAAGCAGATTTGTTGATATACTTAGATTATAATGATCTTAAACGTGCCGGAAATTTAGAAGAGGTGTTGACTTCTTTAAATACACCATCGATTATGATCGATCATCATCCATTTCCAAAAGAGATTGCAACTGTTCCGTTTAGTGATATAACGTCGAGTTCTACTTGTGAGTTGGTTGTGGATTTCGTGTATGCATGTGGATGGAGTGAAAAGATGTCGAAAATCAGTGCTTCGTCTCTATTCATGGGAATTCTTACAGATACAGGAGGTTTTGCACACAACTCATCGAATTCGGATTTATATCGTGTTGTTGGACTTTTGATGTCGAAGAATGTGGATAAGGATTATATCTACTCGAAAGTTTTTCATCAATTTAGTGAAAATAGATTGCGATTGATGGGATATGCATTATCTGAAAAGATGGTTGTTTTAGATGGAATGCATGCGTCGCATATTGCATTAACTAAAGAGGAGTTGGAACGTTATAAGTTTCAGTCAGGAGATACTGAAGGTATAGTAAATGAGCCTTTACAGATTGTAGGGATGGTTTGTTCCGTTTTGTTTATGGAGAAGGATGGATTTGTTAAAATTTCCTTCCGCTCTAAAGGTGATTTTCCTGTGAATGAAATTGCTGAAAAATATTTCAAAGGAGGAGGTCATTTAAATGCAGCAGGTGGAAGAAGTAACCTGTCATTGCAAGAGACTGTTCTCAAATTTGAAACCGTTTTAGAGGATTATAAAGAATTATTGATTGAAGAAATGCAAAAGCTAAAATAG
- a CDS encoding 6-bladed beta-propeller yields the protein MVKRRDFLKTSVVAGIGSALLASCGGAAKKDIATLDYKVVDAWPKSGDGITEVGVTGVTQLPNGHVLYCGGDVANPIIELDAEGNLVRKWGGDVITLKHEVRCLNNKIFITDIGSHQIHQFDLDGNLLTSWGIKDEPGTDHQRFNKPTDIALAPNGDYYVSDGYKNNRVVCLDTNGKFKFEWGEKGSAHGQFHIPHNIGVDKDGRVYVADRKNGRVQVFEYDGKFVTSWDWFSRPFGIFIANNGNIYVSDGGADQPQCVHVVTPEGKVVKKIGKTGKAKGEFDIPHSLFVAKDGMMIVAEGTNKRVQKFVKQ from the coding sequence ATGGTGAAGAGAAGAGATTTTTTGAAGACCTCTGTTGTGGCAGGGATTGGATCTGCATTGTTGGCTTCTTGTGGCGGTGCAGCAAAGAAGGATATTGCAACATTGGATTACAAAGTAGTGGATGCATGGCCAAAATCGGGGGATGGTATTACTGAGGTGGGAGTGACAGGCGTTACTCAGCTTCCTAATGGTCATGTGTTGTATTGTGGAGGGGATGTAGCAAATCCTATTATTGAGTTAGATGCAGAAGGAAACCTGGTACGTAAATGGGGTGGTGATGTGATTACGCTAAAGCATGAAGTGAGGTGTTTGAACAACAAGATATTTATTACAGATATAGGTTCTCATCAGATTCATCAGTTTGATCTAGATGGTAATCTACTTACTTCTTGGGGGATAAAAGATGAACCTGGTACAGATCACCAAAGGTTTAATAAACCAACGGATATCGCATTAGCTCCTAATGGTGATTACTATGTGAGTGATGGATATAAAAATAACCGTGTGGTCTGTTTGGATACGAATGGGAAATTCAAATTCGAATGGGGTGAGAAAGGTTCTGCTCATGGGCAATTTCATATTCCACACAATATTGGTGTAGATAAAGATGGTCGTGTTTATGTCGCAGATCGCAAAAATGGTCGTGTTCAGGTGTTTGAATATGATGGTAAGTTTGTGACATCATGGGATTGGTTTAGTCGTCCATTCGGAATCTTTATTGCTAATAATGGCAATATCTATGTTTCTGATGGAGGTGCAGACCAACCACAATGCGTTCATGTTGTGACTCCTGAAGGAAAAGTGGTGAAGAAAATTGGAAAGACAGGAAAAGCGAAAGGTGAATTTGATATTCCACACTCATTGTTTGTTGCAAAAGATGGTATGATGATTGTTGCAGAAGGGACAAATAAAAGAGTGCAGAAATTTGTCAAGCAATAG
- a CDS encoding FKBP-type peptidyl-prolyl cis-trans isomerase → MNRTIKLNRTFGFLMIAMLATFFSCKKTTNQELRDDELALRTGYIDRFHKGASAVFRGVYIFPDKDQPKDQLKEEIKDKDVVRVYYEGYLLENSANGVQLKETRFDGNFNYKLGTEKYDPFELTVSDKELYPSSYTKEISGWHIALSNMKVGERAEVVIPSSQGYSYRGSGSIGAYQTLVFFIEVKEKVGDSGKEPVIE, encoded by the coding sequence ATGAATAGAACAATAAAATTGAATAGAACCTTTGGCTTTCTGATGATAGCTATGTTGGCGACGTTTTTTTCGTGTAAGAAGACTACCAATCAGGAATTACGTGATGACGAGTTGGCTTTAAGAACAGGATATATTGATCGTTTTCATAAAGGAGCAAGTGCTGTGTTTCGTGGAGTATATATATTCCCTGATAAAGATCAGCCTAAGGATCAGTTAAAAGAAGAGATCAAAGATAAAGATGTCGTTCGAGTATATTATGAAGGATATCTTCTAGAAAATTCTGCCAATGGCGTTCAGTTGAAAGAGACGCGTTTTGATGGGAACTTCAACTATAAGCTCGGAACTGAAAAATATGATCCATTTGAGTTGACCGTTTCTGACAAGGAGCTTTATCCATCTTCTTATACTAAAGAGATTTCTGGATGGCATATTGCATTATCGAATATGAAAGTTGGTGAACGAGCAGAAGTGGTAATTCCTTCTTCTCAGGGTTACAGTTATAGAGGCTCAGGGTCTATTGGTGCTTATCAAACACTTGTATTCTTTATAGAGGTGAAAGAAAAAGTGGGAGATTCAGGTAAAGAGCCAGTGATAGAGTAA
- a CDS encoding cysteine-rich CWC family protein has product MHKICPRCHKPFECCHDKIETCWCSKIKITPKVYEFISTHFSDCLCKACTEEIQKKKQSNYE; this is encoded by the coding sequence ATGCATAAAATTTGTCCTAGATGTCATAAGCCATTTGAATGTTGCCACGATAAAATTGAAACATGTTGGTGTAGCAAAATAAAAATCACTCCCAAAGTCTACGAATTTATCAGCACCCACTTTAGTGACTGCCTGTGTAAAGCTTGCACGGAAGAGATCCAGAAAAAGAAACAATCGAATTACGAATAA
- a CDS encoding septation protein IspZ — protein MKEVIRKILPGLIPLMVFIIADAIWGPQVGVVVALVVGVIELLVVYIRDRVLDRFILLDTAILIMFSSLSLITHDEVFFKLKPAFMESFLLVVLGISIFTSRNLLLMMSRRFMPKNIGVEQEVSMIQMIRPLFWLMVIHVVLIVYSAYFMSNEWWGFISGVLFYVIILAYFAFVLLKNNWMAKRALRDVEFYDANNQMKLIKGKFNTGVIEVRLYLVDEEKSIYYLQQKDATCTSFRGEVNSASDIKTIIPNWIGGDLQLESMDVQSIRRYNKRSDNDKLIFVFLGRITEVQLRKTRIWKGYTLDELSPEVLFDLTKDDRKAESDS, from the coding sequence ATGAAAGAAGTCATTAGAAAAATATTACCAGGACTTATACCTCTAATGGTATTTATTATTGCAGATGCAATATGGGGACCTCAAGTAGGAGTTGTTGTCGCATTAGTTGTAGGGGTAATTGAGTTATTGGTTGTATATATAAGGGATCGAGTATTGGATCGATTTATTTTGCTAGATACTGCTATTTTGATCATGTTCTCTTCATTGTCTTTGATAACACATGATGAAGTATTTTTTAAGCTCAAGCCTGCGTTTATGGAGAGTTTTTTGCTGGTTGTGTTGGGAATCTCAATCTTTACTTCAAGAAACTTGCTCTTGATGATGTCAAGGCGCTTTATGCCTAAAAATATTGGAGTAGAACAAGAGGTAAGTATGATTCAAATGATTCGACCTCTATTTTGGTTGATGGTTATTCATGTAGTGCTGATTGTTTATTCTGCATATTTCATGTCTAATGAATGGTGGGGCTTTATAAGTGGGGTGCTGTTTTATGTGATTATTCTAGCATATTTTGCGTTTGTGTTATTGAAGAATAACTGGATGGCAAAAAGGGCATTAAGAGATGTCGAATTTTATGATGCGAATAATCAGATGAAGCTTATTAAAGGGAAGTTTAATACAGGTGTTATCGAAGTAAGGCTGTATTTAGTGGACGAGGAAAAATCTATTTATTATTTGCAGCAGAAAGATGCTACTTGTACGAGTTTTAGAGGTGAGGTGAATAGTGCATCAGACATCAAAACAATAATTCCGAATTGGATTGGAGGAGATTTGCAGTTAGAGTCTATGGACGTGCAATCCATTAGGAGATATAATAAAAGGTCTGATAATGATAAGTTGATTTTTGTGTTCTTAGGGAGGATAACCGAGGTTCAACTTAGAAAAACAAGAATCTGGAAAGGCTATACATTGGATGAATTATCTCCAGAAGTTCTATTTGATCTAACTAAGGATGATAGAAAAGCAGAAAGCGATTCGTGA
- a CDS encoding DUF4494 domain-containing protein: MNTWFECRAKYVKIDEAGREKKVNEAYLIDAVSFTEAESRIYKELEQMISGEFTVTKIAKTNIVEIIPTEDGDRWFKAKVTFISVDEDSGKEKKVSQHVLVLANDVKQAYERVESGMEGMTVDFEIPNIAESPIMDVFPYFSNGSEERTEEA; the protein is encoded by the coding sequence ATGAATACGTGGTTTGAATGTAGAGCTAAATACGTAAAGATCGACGAAGCAGGTCGTGAAAAGAAAGTAAATGAAGCATATTTAATTGATGCTGTTTCTTTTACAGAAGCTGAAAGTCGTATTTACAAAGAGCTTGAGCAAATGATCAGTGGAGAATTCACTGTAACAAAGATCGCTAAAACTAATATCGTAGAAATTATTCCTACTGAAGACGGTGATCGTTGGTTCAAAGCAAAAGTTACTTTTATCTCTGTAGACGAGGATAGCGGAAAAGAGAAGAAAGTTTCTCAACATGTATTGGTTCTTGCAAACGATGTGAAACAAGCATATGAGCGTGTTGAATCAGGAATGGAAGGAATGACTGTTGATTTCGAGATTCCGAACATCGCAGAAAGCCCAATCATGGATGTATTCCCTTATTTCTCTAATGGATCTGAAGAGAGAACAGAAGAAGCTTAG
- the ndk gene encoding nucleoside-diphosphate kinase, whose protein sequence is MQKENITLTMIKPGAVKKNHIGPILGIINENGFIIKAMKLTQLTVEQAKKFYAVHQGKPFFNDLITFMSSGPIVAAVLQKENAVKEFRDLIGATDPDNAKDGTIRKLFAESLSKNAIHGSDSNENAEIESSFFFSQLEQF, encoded by the coding sequence ATGCAGAAAGAAAACATTACATTGACAATGATTAAGCCAGGAGCAGTAAAGAAAAACCATATCGGACCTATTCTTGGGATTATCAATGAGAATGGTTTTATTATCAAAGCCATGAAACTAACTCAATTGACTGTAGAACAAGCAAAGAAGTTTTATGCTGTTCATCAAGGGAAACCTTTTTTTAACGATCTGATTACATTTATGTCTTCAGGGCCAATCGTTGCTGCAGTACTTCAAAAAGAGAATGCAGTAAAAGAGTTTCGAGATCTAATTGGGGCAACGGATCCCGATAATGCAAAGGACGGCACGATACGAAAACTATTTGCTGAATCTCTTTCTAAAAATGCGATCCATGGTTCAGACTCAAATGAAAATGCAGAAATTGAATCATCCTTCTTTTTCAGCCAATTAGAACAATTTTAA
- a CDS encoding FKBP-type peptidyl-prolyl cis-trans isomerase, giving the protein MYRKIKGSTFVVTCLVILLGLFVSCESDDNAFEELEKLRKQEVALRTEYIDSNHKGAKPVYGGVYVLPDPNQPQEDVKEAIQHGDVVSVYYEGYLLEKGADGVKLKEKRFDGNFDYDTGSGKVTPFSLDVVDLEKYPNAASRVISGWQIALCHMHVGERAEVVIPSHHGYGSYPSPIGSFQTLVFFLEVESKD; this is encoded by the coding sequence ATGTATAGAAAAATTAAAGGTTCAACTTTTGTTGTTACCTGTTTGGTGATCCTTTTAGGTCTGTTTGTGTCATGTGAGAGCGATGATAATGCTTTTGAAGAGCTTGAGAAGTTAAGAAAACAAGAAGTGGCTTTAAGAACAGAATATATTGATAGTAATCATAAAGGTGCGAAACCTGTATATGGTGGAGTATATGTTCTTCCAGACCCGAATCAACCTCAAGAGGATGTGAAAGAAGCGATTCAACATGGGGATGTGGTGTCTGTTTATTACGAAGGATATCTTTTGGAAAAGGGTGCTGATGGTGTTAAGTTGAAAGAGAAGCGATTTGATGGAAATTTCGACTATGATACTGGAAGTGGAAAAGTAACACCATTTTCTCTTGATGTGGTTGATCTTGAGAAATATCCCAATGCAGCTAGTCGAGTAATTTCGGGTTGGCAGATTGCTTTGTGTCATATGCATGTTGGAGAGAGGGCTGAGGTCGTGATTCCCTCTCATCATGGTTATGGAAGTTATCCATCTCCAATTGGTTCATTTCAGACCTTAGTGTTTTTTCTTGAAGTAGAATCAAAAGATTAG
- a CDS encoding helix-turn-helix domain-containing protein, which yields MKERIQEILEQYGLSISEFAERLGVQKSSISHLVSGRNMPSFAFCQKLIYSFPEINIKWFISGEGDMGGIELKQEEEALPFDLFGSLEVVENNPKTKTKRQRVERIIVFYDDNTFKEYTPS from the coding sequence ATGAAAGAGAGAATACAAGAAATTTTAGAGCAATATGGGCTATCCATATCGGAGTTTGCTGAACGTTTAGGTGTCCAAAAATCAAGTATTTCACATCTTGTTAGTGGTCGTAATATGCCTAGTTTTGCTTTTTGTCAGAAGCTTATATACTCCTTTCCTGAAATAAATATCAAATGGTTTATCTCAGGAGAGGGAGATATGGGAGGAATAGAATTAAAACAAGAAGAGGAGGCTCTTCCATTTGATCTATTTGGGAGTTTAGAAGTGGTTGAGAATAACCCTAAAACAAAGACAAAGAGACAAAGAGTGGAGCGAATTATAGTTTTTTATGATGATAATACTTTCAAAGAGTATACTCCAAGTTAA